The window TCCGGGTTTTCCCTGGCTTTTATCAGAATCCCGGAAAGGAGAATCGCCAGAAAAAAGCTGGCTCCCGATACCCCCACCGTGACCATCAGGCCTATTAACAGATCCCTGTCAAATTCCATCTGATAGGACATGACGATCATACAGGGAGTGATCACATTTAACAGGATTGAGGACATTTTCTTACTTGTTCCCGTATCGGCAATTCCTGATTTTAATGCGGCAGCTCCAATCAGCATGATAATGAACATTTCTACAATTTTATTAACCGTAATATGTGCCAAATCCATTCTTTCTATGTCTGCCCGGCGTCCGGCAATCTCCTATTATAATTTTAATCAGAATGCCGGCGGTCTATCTGGGGAAAAAGCCGGAATTTGAGGTTGGCTCGCCTTTTGCGTATAAATGAGCCGTATCCCCTGCTCCTTTACACCGGAAATAAGCCTCTCCTTCCACCCTCTCTTCTGTTTCCAGTGTGGTGACTGAGGAAGGTGCCAGAAAAAAGCCCTGCCACAAAAGTGGGGCCGGGATGCCTAAAAGATGGGACAGCATAACGCAGATAACGCCAAAATGGCAGAACAGGACGATGGTATCGTCGCTTCCGGGAACGGCCCGGTACATTCTGCCCTCTCTCTGATAGCCGTATTTCCTTAAAATTTCATCAAGGCCGGCTGCTACTTTATTATATTCCTCTTTGACTGGTCCTGTTTTCATTTTTTCATTTTCAAACCATAAGTCCCTGTGGTAAAGCTCATCCCGGTTGGTCCAGTATCCGGGCATAAAGTCCCAGGGTATTCTCTTGGTTTCACCTGCCCCATCCTCCACAGGCGCATGAAACTCCCTGAGCCAGGGCAGTATCTCTGCCTCTGCACCTGATGCCTGTAAGGTGGCCTTTGCAGTATCCTTTGCTCTTCCAAGAGGGGAGCAGTAAAATGCGGAAACCGGCAGCTTACTGATCCTTTGGGATAGAAAATCTGCCTCTTTCCAGCCTTTTTCCGTGAGGGAATCAATGGAATAGTCCGGTTCCCCGTGCCTGATCAGAATCAATTTCATACTTATCCTCTTTTCTCCGCTGAATATGTTTTTTTAATCATAGCATTTATTAGAAATAAAAACAATAAAACCTCAATCAAATGGCCGTCTGTTACAAGGACTAAGAAATAACGGGCAAGATAACCGCCATAAAATAATCTGCCAGTTCTTCCGGAGTTTGGGCCAGGCGGTTCTTGATCCACCACTGTACCATGCCCACGAAGGAACTGGAAATATGATTTACAAGAAATTCATGGGGTACTTTTTTGCCGAATAAGGGTGTATCCCCCAACAGCCGCGCCGCCATCATCTCATTGAGATACTGCCTGAAAAAACCCAAAAATAATTCACCGCTTTCGCAGGTGAGGATGCCAATAATGTTTCTCTTATTATCAAGCAGATGATAGAGAATATGGGTGATCATTGCGGAAGGATTGCCTGTTTTCATTGAAAAATCATGGGTGCTCTCCGCACTTAAAGAGTCTGAAAAAACATGGGAAAACAAATCCGCGCACATTTCTTTTAATAAGTCATCCTTTGTTTCAAAGTGGGCATAAAATGTGGTCCTGCCCACGTTGGCCTCATCAATGATATCCTGAACCGTGATCTTTGAATAACTCTTTGCGGAAAGCAGCGTACCAAACGCCTCAAATATCGCAGTCCTTGTTTTCTGCTGCCGTCTGTCCATAAAAACCTCCTCCGAACAAATCTATAAGAACTGTTCCGTAACAAACATTCCATGGAAATTATCCATTGATGCCGGACACGGTCCTATTTATAATAATACCAAACAAAGTGTTCTGTATAAAACAGATTATACCATTCCTTGCAAAAAGCGCAAGGGAATATCCACAGGGAGGATTTAATGATGATAAAGCGAATAAACGACTGTTTGTCCGGTGTTCCCATGACTCTTACCGGCGGTGCATTTCTCCTGGGCAGTCTTGTACTGATGCTTTTTGATACACAGCTTCCGGCTGACCCGGCCTGGGTCTCAATTATTGTCTGCGGGATCCCTTTGGTCTATCTATCCTTATGGCGGATCATTCACAATCCAGGCATGAAAAAAATCTCCTCCGCACTGCTCATTTCCATTGCAATGTTTGCGGCTATTGGAATCGGAGATATCTTTGCGGCCGGGGAAGTTGCCTTTATCATGGCTATTGGTGCTATCCTGGAGGATAAAACTGCTGAACGTGCCAAAAGAGGGCTGCAGAAACTGATCAATCTTGCTCCGCAGCAGGGGCGCAGGATCACAGGCGGCAGAGAAGAAATGATCAATGCAGAAGATATCAGGGTGGGGGATATCCTGCGGATCCTTCCCGGCGAAACCGTACCGGTGGATGGAGAGATCATAAGCGGCGCAACCTCCATTGACCAGGCCGTTATGACCGGTGAGTCTCTGCCTGTTGACAAGGCTCCGGGGGATAAGGTGTTTTGCGGAACGATCAACCGTTTTGGTGCCGTTGATATCCGCGGGGCAAAAGTCGGTGAAGACAGCTCCCTGCAAAAGATTATCCGCATGGTCCGGGAGGCGGAAGACAAAAAAGCCCCCATGGAACGCATCGCAGACAAATGGGCCACCTGGCTTGTGCCTGTTGCTCTGCTCATTGCGGTCATTACAGGGGTTGCCTCAAAGGATATCGTCCGCGCCGTAACCGTGCTGGTGGTTTTCTGTCCCTGCGCCCTGGTGCTTGCAACACCCACGGCAGTCATGGCAGCCATCGGGCAGGCGACAAAATACGGAGTTATCATTAAATCCGGTGACGCACTGGAACGTATGGGAAAAACAGACACCATTGCCTTCGACAAAACCGGGACTTTGACCAAGGGCAGTCTTGTGGTTGCAGATATCTATCCCTTTTCTAAAGATATGGATCAAAAGCAGCTTCTGAGTTTAACGGCTTCTGCGGAAGGTTATTCAGAGCACCCTTTGGCAAAGGCCATTACCGCCTATGGGAACGAACAGGGGGCAGAGCTTATGGAGGCAGGGAACTTTCAGATGATCCCCGGAAAAGGGATCAGGGCAGAGGTAAACGGGAAGCTGCTGCTGTGCGGCAACCCGGACTTTATCAAGGAACATCAGATCCCTGTTGATGAAGCCGCCTCCCTCATATTGGACCGGTTCCCCAGCCAGGGAAAGGCTGTCGTTCTTGTGGGATATGGAGTACAATTGGCGGGCGCTGTCACTCTGTCAGATACTCTGCGGGAAACGTCAAAGGAGATGATAAAAGAACTAAAGAACATGCATACACAGGTGGTTCTGCTTACAGGCGACCACGAACAGGCTGCCCGGTATTTTGCAGATCAGACCAGGATCGATGATGTTCATGCGGGACTCCTCCCCGCCCAAAAAGCAGCGGAAATACAGCGATTACAGGGAGAAGGGCGCAGCATCTGTATGATCGGTGACGGTATCAATGACGCTCCTGCCCTCAAAACTGCCAACGTAGGCGTTGCAATGGGAACCATGGGAAGCGACATTGCCATTGATGCCGCTGATATTGCCCTCATGGGTGATGATATCAGCAAAATCCCCTATCTCAAAAGGCTGTCCAATGAGGCAGTCAGTACCATTAAGCTCAGTATCTCCTTGTCACTTTGCATCAACTTTGCGGCAATCTTCCTTTCTGTTACAGGGGTTCTGACTCCAACCACCGGAGCCCTGGTCCATAATGCGGGTTCCATATTTGTAGTGCTGATTGCCGCCCGTTTGTATGACCGTAAGTTTATTGATGAGAAGAATATGGGCAGTTCCATGAGATGACACAGGAAACTTCCTATATAAAAGCTTAGAAAGCATAGAAGCATTTGTAAAGACTTGCAAAATGTTAATGCCCCCCTTTGTAACAGACCGGCCATATAAGGAATCCAGCCTGTGAGGAAACTGTTTCTCCTCGTTAAGGGGGGCAAAACTTTTCAATTTTAATAAGTTCTTTATCAGAAGTGTGTTTCACCCATTCTGCTCCAGCAGCACCAGACTCAATTGCAGCTGAAAGCAGTAATTGGCATCTACGATTTCCCTTCCAAGAATTTCTTCACATTTCTTGATCCGGTATTTAACAGTATTTCTGTGAAGGAACATGTGATTGGCAGTTTCAGTGACGCTGCACCTGCAGTCCAGATACGTTTTAAGCGTCCTTCTAAGCTCCAAGGTCATCTCGTCCTCAGGATTTGTCAAACCTTTTAAATGGTATAAACAGTATCCTTTGATCTGCTCGCTGGATACCATTTTAAACAGTTCATTTGCATCGGTGGATTTGAAATATTTAATATAAGGGATATCTTCCTTCTCTTCCCCGTACTGGTAGCTTTCCAGTGCCGTATTATAAGAATTGTCAATGGTTTCCAGCTCCATCACTCCATTGCCAAAGGAAAAGGTGATGGAAACTTTAAGAAAACGCAGCAAAGCCTCGTGGTAATCCTCCAAAACTTTTTCCAGTTCCCTGTAATTGCCCTGTATCAGCAAAACATACTGGTAAGTCAGAGTTTCCGGAAAGATAATGATATCCCCATGGAATTTCTCCTGGAGCTTCCTGTTCAGCCAGTCATATATTAAAATGTACCGTTCTTCCCTGTGGGATAAGTTCAGGAAATCAAATTCCCTTCCCCCAAAGGGCTCCAAAGTCGCCAGGATTATCTTATAGCCGGCAGCCGGTTTTAACCCATATTTCTCTCCCACCGTAAACAGCTGGGCAGAGGACCACCGCTCCTTCTTATGCTTATTCACAAGGATATGCAAAATCGCTTCCTTCTGCTTTAACGGATTGCATCTCACGTACAGGTTTTTATACAAAAAGATGCCAAACACCAGCACCAGCTGCTCGATCACCATGCCGGACATGGTATCTTCTTTCCCCTCACCGCCAAAAATATAAAGATAATATGGATTTTTTCCCACGGTTTGTATTGGATAGATGGAGACCTTTTCCTTTACCTTTGACACATGGATGAAGTTTTCAAAGCTGTCTGTCTTTCTTTCATAAAAAGACAAATCATAAAACAGGTTCTGCGCTGCTCTTAAATATTCCTTTTGACACGTATGGGTAGCAGATTCCACCTCACCAAAGGGATTTAATAATGCAGCCGGCTTTTTGATGACAAGTCCCAGGTTATTCATCATAACTCCCGCAGAAGCCCCCTGAAGAAGCAAAGCGGAAAATTTTTTCTGTGTGTTTAAGGCAAAGGTCAGCTCCCCATTCTGATTATCCCAGATATAGGCCAGTAACTGCTGAAACACCTCCCCCAATGTCATATTGTAGGGGATCTGGATCAGAGGAAATCCCAGCTGGTCTGCAAGTTCAATGACCTCCGGCTCCAGGCGGTCGATAAAGCGCCCCAGCTTAATGGCAAGCCCTGCACAGGGCAGACGGTCCAGACTTAGAATAAACTCACATAATCCGGCCTGGTTCTCCTTAAACGCCATCCCGGTAGTGATCAATAACGTATTCTCAGGTAAATAGGACGCAACATCCGGCGTTTCCGTAGACTCAACCGTGAAAATCTCTCTTCTTAAATCGGCCTTATTATTCAGCACTTTCAGGTTTTGAAAGATTGGTTCTTCCAGCAATTTTCCAACGGTCATACTATGCCTCTCTTTTCACATTCAGAATCGTTTCCGAGTCATGATCAACATTCACCGTTCGCGCCGATGACCAAGCTCATCTTCGCTCACTTGCGCTCATTATATCATGACTCTTCGAGTCATGATCAACATTCGCCGTTCGCGCCGATGACCAAGCTCATCTTCGCTCACTTGCGCTCATTATACTATGTCCTTTCTTTTCTGGCAATGTGGTATTTATTCATTGATCCTCTGATTATTGGCTCCCGTTTAAAATTTCATAATCCAGTTCCTTTTCATCTTTTGCTATCATCATGGCGACCAGGGCATCAATATCTACATTTAATATGGTGCGGAACATCCCCGAAAACCAGTCAATGCTGGATAAAAAAGCAATGCTTTCCAGGGGAAGGCCCAAGGCGGGGACAACGATTGCCAGGGCCACCAGACCGCCTCCAGGCACTGCCACAGTTCCAAGACAGGATAAGGTGGATAAGACGATCACCCTGACCAGCTGGGGCATGGGAAGGGGGATACCGTAAATCTGGGAGACTGTGACACATGCCAAAGCAAGAAACATGGATAAACCATTGCTGTTTAAGGTCATTCCCAGGGGATTGACAATGCCTGACACTTTCTTGCTGACTCCCAGCTTCTTCTCACTGTCCTCCATTTTCGTGGGGAGGGTGACGGCGGAGGAAGTTGTGGTAAATGCCACGATCGTCATGTTACCCAGCTTTCTTCCGACATGAAAGGGATTGGCCTTGCAGTAAAATGATACGAATGCGATCATAAGGCAAAGATACAGGAGTGAGCCGCATCCGAATAAAAGGAGAAACTTGATCAATGGCATAATGACTTTTATGCCTGTAGTGCCCGCAGTGTAAGCAAGCAGCGCTCCGATCCCAAAGGGAGCCAGTTTCATGACCTTATGTACGATTCCCAATATCACTTCATTGAACTCCCTGATGACTCCCATGAGCTGGACCCTCTCCTTCTTTATGCGGCAGGCCCCGAGGGACGCGCCGAATAATACGGAGAATATGATCACCTGGATCATATTGGAATCTGCCATGGACTGAACGATGTTGGTGGGTAAGAAATCAAGAATAATGTTGTAAAGCCCCTTATCCGTAGTCTGGACGATCTGACCGGCAGCAGGAAGGGAAAGCCCTTTTCCAGGTAAAAAGAACTGGCCTAAAGCAACTCCTGCCGCTGCTGCCAGCACAGTGGACAGGAGAAACCAAAACAGCATCTTTACGCCAAATCTTCCTAACTCCTTAGGATCTAAATTCGCTACGGATTCAATGACCGCTCCCATGATCATTACCACGACAGACATTTGAATGAGCCGCAGGAAGATATCTCCTATGAGCTTGATATCCTTCACCTTATCCCCCAGACAGATTCCAAGAAGCAGCCCCCCGGCCATCCCGATCATGATCTGTACTGTCATAGATAATTTCATTTTTTTCATTCACAGACCTCCCATTATATGTTTGCCTCACCTTTGACATAATCGACCCCTGCTGCCATACCTAAAATCAAATCACAGCCAGAGGTAGAACCTATCATCCTTATCCTGTCCATACATTTCTTCATTTGTGAAGAATTTTTCTGAATCAAAGCATCCACCAGCTCCACCAAAGCGTTATTAAAATACCCTTCCAATGCACAATGATAATAGTGCCCGCTGATATCAGTTGTATATTGGCGGTCAATCAGCTCCTTTAAGGCCTGGAGAAAGGGCATTTCCAGTATGGGAGAAATTCTGTCCACATATAAAATCCCCATAAGGAAATCATCACCTGACGGCGTTAAGCCCATCCCTCTTCCGATCCACCTTTTTATGGTCTTTTCAGCCTCTTCTTTTGGTTTTGAAAATGCCTGGTACAATTCATCCACTTCCTCTTTCTCTGCCGCCATAAAGGAGCCAATGGATTCCCCAAATCCTGTAGGAAGATTCCAGTCAATAAAATCTTCAAACATGGTAATCCCTTCCCGGTCTATGGCATACTCCTTTTTCCGGATAAAGCTGCTGTATATCCGGGAGTCTTTTAAGCAAAGGCGGATGGAATCCGAATACAAGGTCTGTTCCTTCTCATCCCAACGGAAACAGGGGGAGAAAGCTGCCTGTTCCAAAAATACAGGCAGATCCTCCTCATCCAGTAAAATGCCATAAGGAACCAGGGCATTGTTTTTATTTCCAATAAAGCAAAGGAAAGGAGGAAACGCCAGATTACAGCCGCTATCAAACTGACTGTGGACCCTGTAAGCTTCACCTTCTTTTAATGCTTCTAACAGCTCTGACGCTGCCAGCTTTCCTGATAAGCTTCTCATATCCTCACCCTTTATATCCCAGCTTTTTCCCATAAGCCATGACTGCCTTTTGGAAACATTCGACGGGGGGATGGACCGTTCCAGCTCCTATCTGTCCCACACCGGCTTCCTTATGGGCAATCCCTGTATTGATAACAGGAGTGATCCCTGTTTCTACCACCTTTCTTGCATCAATCCCCAGGCAGGTGCCCTGGAAATTCCATGTGGGAATGGCAAAGTTAGGGTTTTGGCTGATGACGATCTCCATCATTTCATTGCTGATGCGAAGTGCATCATGAAAACCGCCTGTTCCAACAAACCTGGTAACTGCCGGCGCCGCGATCATAGCCATTCCGCCTACCCCAAAGGTTTCCGTAATGGCGCTGTCTCCTATGTCAGGGCTGGCATCCTCACCGGAATATCCGGTAAAGTAAAGGCCCTGGGGAGTATTGACCGGCGCAGTGAACCACTCATCCTTCATGCCGCTGATCCTGATTCCAAAGTTTTCTCCATTCCTGCACATTGCCGTCACAATGGTTCCTTCCGTGATCAAACGTGCGCCATCCATCACCGCCTTGGCCGCTGCCATCATGATGTTTAAGAAGAACTGGTCCGTATCGGCAAGAAACTGAATGACTTCCTTTTTCTTCTCTTCCTCTATGGAAAGGCCCGCTATGACAGGGGACATTTCTTTTAAGAACAGGAGGGAAGCCGCTATATTCCTTTGGTGGAATTCATCTCCCATGGCAATGGCCTTTGCGATCATGGGGTTGATGGCAAGCCCTTTTTCCAGCTTCTTAAGGGCCATGGAAAGCACCGGTCCCAGCACATCTCTCATCCAGCCTAACCGTAAGACCACTTCTCTGGAGTATGCGCCAAACCGGAGTACCTTTCCAATTCCTTCATTCATGGTGCAGTAAGCCTTATTTCCGTCGGTGGTATTTTCCACTACAAATACCGGCATGTTTGCAGAGGTGATTCCCCCCATAGGTCCTACGGCATCCACGTGATGGCAGGGGATGAAATCCACTTCCCCACGGCTTAAAAGCTCCACCGCTTCCTCCTTGGTGGAAGCCCACTTTTCAAACAAGGCCGCACCGATACAGGATCCTTTCATAGGACTGGTCATATTTTCCCATCGGATAGGCGGACCCGCATGGAGAAGCACCTTTCCCTGATTTAATTCCTTGATTACTGTCTTGGCAGGCACCACATCCAGTAAAACCGGTGAAGCAAGGATCATTTTCTGTATGACTGCCTGATTTGCATCGTCTATTGTATCGTACAACATAAGAACCTCCTCATATCCACATAAGACTTTTCCGGTCCATTACTGCCTGGAAAACTTGTAGCCTCTTAAATACTGCAGGACCTTGATCAGCTCCAAATCCCCTCCTGCCGGCGGTGTCCACTGATACTGCACTGCCTTGCAGGAGAATTCCTCCAGCACGTCGGTAAAGCTTTTTAACCCAATATTAATGACCCTGGGCTTTTGGGAGAGCAATTCCATCATCTGCTTTGATACGGCATGCTCCCTGTCTGCCTTCACCTTTTCCCTTGGAAGGATCGTCTTCTCCGTTTCTGTATAAGGGTGACCGATGAGACAGAGGGCCGTTTCCACCGCTCTTTTATTGCTGGTGCAAAGGATGACGCCTATATCCTCCAGCTTTTTCTTCTGGAGATCATAATTTTGCTTATCTTCTCTGGTTCCGCAGATGGCTGCCACAAAGAAGACCTTTTGCCCTTGCTTTTTTACCTGCTCCATCATATCCCTGATTCCTGGAAGAAGGGCTCCTGCCATGTCTTCATGAGAACCATATCCCAGCACAAGATCAAATAAAATAACACCCGTCTCTTCTTCCTCCAGAGCCTGCTTCATACAAACGATCCTGTTTGTGGGGTCGATCATTGGATGGGGTTTTCCCACGGTATAGACGTCATCTCCCAGATCAATGATGGTATAGCCCTGTGTATTGAGCATGAAACCTTCCTTTTTTCCTCCTGCACCGGCAATGCCAATGGTATCCTTTATGAGCATTACCGCCTCTGCCGCCAAAGTTCCTCCGGAATAATAGCCTTTTATGGTTTTGTGGTCTTCCTTTTTAAATCCTTCCCCCACCTCCGGCTTCCATGTATCCTGGACGATCTCTTCTTTTCTCACTAAGGAAACTGCGATCCTGGCTGCTTCATCCAGGGTGTAGGCATGGTAGAAGTTCTCCTCGTGTATTTCCGGCTTTTCCCCAAGAAACAAGGTCACCACAGGCTTTTCATAGTCCCAGAGCCTTTTTACGATCGCATCCCTTACTTCCTTTGCCGGGGGCTTTGACAGGATGACAACCACCTCCACTTCGGTATCCTTTTCCATGGCATCAATGGCATCCAGCATGGTGATTCCTCCCACCTCAGCCGATAAATCCCTGCCGCCTGTGCCGATGGCATTTGCCACGCCTTCTCCCAGCTGGTCAATGATGGTCGTAACCTCCTGGATCCCTGTGCCGGAAGCGCCGATGACCCCGATCTTTCCCGGTCTCACATGGTTGGTAAAAGCAATGGGCACCCCCTTGATGATGCCGGTTCCGCAATCCGGTCCCATAACCAGAAGTCCCTTTTCATGAGCCTTTTGTTTTAAAGATATTTCATCTTTTTTTGATACGTTGTCGCTGAAAATAAATACATTCAAATTTTCATCAAGCG of the Lacrimispora indolis DSM 755 genome contains:
- a CDS encoding PucR family transcriptional regulator encodes the protein MTVGKLLEEPIFQNLKVLNNKADLRREIFTVESTETPDVASYLPENTLLITTGMAFKENQAGLCEFILSLDRLPCAGLAIKLGRFIDRLEPEVIELADQLGFPLIQIPYNMTLGEVFQQLLAYIWDNQNGELTFALNTQKKFSALLLQGASAGVMMNNLGLVIKKPAALLNPFGEVESATHTCQKEYLRAAQNLFYDLSFYERKTDSFENFIHVSKVKEKVSIYPIQTVGKNPYYLYIFGGEGKEDTMSGMVIEQLVLVFGIFLYKNLYVRCNPLKQKEAILHILVNKHKKERWSSAQLFTVGEKYGLKPAAGYKIILATLEPFGGREFDFLNLSHREERYILIYDWLNRKLQEKFHGDIIIFPETLTYQYVLLIQGNYRELEKVLEDYHEALLRFLKVSITFSFGNGVMELETIDNSYNTALESYQYGEEKEDIPYIKYFKSTDANELFKMVSSEQIKGYCLYHLKGLTNPEDEMTLELRRTLKTYLDCRCSVTETANHMFLHRNTVKYRIKKCEEILGREIVDANYCFQLQLSLVLLEQNG
- a CDS encoding TetR/AcrR family transcriptional regulator, with translation MDRRQQKTRTAIFEAFGTLLSAKSYSKITVQDIIDEANVGRTTFYAHFETKDDLLKEMCADLFSHVFSDSLSAESTHDFSMKTGNPSAMITHILYHLLDNKRNIIGILTCESGELFLGFFRQYLNEMMAARLLGDTPLFGKKVPHEFLVNHISSSFVGMVQWWIKNRLAQTPEELADYFMAVILPVIS
- a CDS encoding histidine phosphatase family protein → MKLILIRHGEPDYSIDSLTEKGWKEADFLSQRISKLPVSAFYCSPLGRAKDTAKATLQASGAEAEILPWLREFHAPVEDGAGETKRIPWDFMPGYWTNRDELYHRDLWFENEKMKTGPVKEEYNKVAAGLDEILRKYGYQREGRMYRAVPGSDDTIVLFCHFGVICVMLSHLLGIPAPLLWQGFFLAPSSVTTLETEERVEGEAYFRCKGAGDTAHLYAKGEPTSNSGFFPR
- the fdrA gene encoding acyl-CoA synthetase FdrA, with protein sequence MIKTIIRKGSYQDSVVLMLLTNKISAMEGIHKVSIMMATPANKDLFKASGLETPELAEAQSNDMAIVVDVESEVLVEQVLKETEGFLNNQSKSTSGNEENQTVTTWEQALKRLPDANLAVLSIPGMYAAAEADRALDENLNVFIFSDNVSKKDEISLKQKAHEKGLLVMGPDCGTGIIKGVPIAFTNHVRPGKIGVIGASGTGIQEVTTIIDQLGEGVANAIGTGGRDLSAEVGGITMLDAIDAMEKDTEVEVVVILSKPPAKEVRDAIVKRLWDYEKPVVTLFLGEKPEIHEENFYHAYTLDEAARIAVSLVRKEEIVQDTWKPEVGEGFKKEDHKTIKGYYSGGTLAAEAVMLIKDTIGIAGAGGKKEGFMLNTQGYTIIDLGDDVYTVGKPHPMIDPTNRIVCMKQALEEEETGVILFDLVLGYGSHEDMAGALLPGIRDMMEQVKKQGQKVFFVAAICGTREDKQNYDLQKKKLEDIGVILCTSNKRAVETALCLIGHPYTETEKTILPREKVKADREHAVSKQMMELLSQKPRVINIGLKSFTDVLEEFSCKAVQYQWTPPAGGDLELIKVLQYLRGYKFSRQ
- a CDS encoding heavy metal translocating P-type ATPase, which gives rise to MMIKRINDCLSGVPMTLTGGAFLLGSLVLMLFDTQLPADPAWVSIIVCGIPLVYLSLWRIIHNPGMKKISSALLISIAMFAAIGIGDIFAAGEVAFIMAIGAILEDKTAERAKRGLQKLINLAPQQGRRITGGREEMINAEDIRVGDILRILPGETVPVDGEIISGATSIDQAVMTGESLPVDKAPGDKVFCGTINRFGAVDIRGAKVGEDSSLQKIIRMVREAEDKKAPMERIADKWATWLVPVALLIAVITGVASKDIVRAVTVLVVFCPCALVLATPTAVMAAIGQATKYGVIIKSGDALERMGKTDTIAFDKTGTLTKGSLVVADIYPFSKDMDQKQLLSLTASAEGYSEHPLAKAITAYGNEQGAELMEAGNFQMIPGKGIRAEVNGKLLLCGNPDFIKEHQIPVDEAASLILDRFPSQGKAVVLVGYGVQLAGAVTLSDTLRETSKEMIKELKNMHTQVVLLTGDHEQAARYFADQTRIDDVHAGLLPAQKAAEIQRLQGEGRSICMIGDGINDAPALKTANVGVAMGTMGSDIAIDAADIALMGDDISKIPYLKRLSNEAVSTIKLSISLSLCINFAAIFLSVTGVLTPTTGALVHNAGSIFVVLIAARLYDRKFIDEKNMGSSMR
- a CDS encoding DUF2877 domain-containing protein, whose product is MGKSWDIKGEDMRSLSGKLAASELLEALKEGEAYRVHSQFDSGCNLAFPPFLCFIGNKNNALVPYGILLDEEDLPVFLEQAAFSPCFRWDEKEQTLYSDSIRLCLKDSRIYSSFIRKKEYAIDREGITMFEDFIDWNLPTGFGESIGSFMAAEKEEVDELYQAFSKPKEEAEKTIKRWIGRGMGLTPSGDDFLMGILYVDRISPILEMPFLQALKELIDRQYTTDISGHYYHCALEGYFNNALVELVDALIQKNSSQMKKCMDRIRMIGSTSGCDLILGMAAGVDYVKGEANI
- a CDS encoding DUF1116 domain-containing protein, whose amino-acid sequence is MLYDTIDDANQAVIQKMILASPVLLDVVPAKTVIKELNQGKVLLHAGPPIRWENMTSPMKGSCIGAALFEKWASTKEEAVELLSRGEVDFIPCHHVDAVGPMGGITSANMPVFVVENTTDGNKAYCTMNEGIGKVLRFGAYSREVVLRLGWMRDVLGPVLSMALKKLEKGLAINPMIAKAIAMGDEFHQRNIAASLLFLKEMSPVIAGLSIEEEKKKEVIQFLADTDQFFLNIMMAAAKAVMDGARLITEGTIVTAMCRNGENFGIRISGMKDEWFTAPVNTPQGLYFTGYSGEDASPDIGDSAITETFGVGGMAMIAAPAVTRFVGTGGFHDALRISNEMMEIVISQNPNFAIPTWNFQGTCLGIDARKVVETGITPVINTGIAHKEAGVGQIGAGTVHPPVECFQKAVMAYGKKLGYKG
- a CDS encoding dicarboxylate/amino acid:cation symporter, which translates into the protein MKKMKLSMTVQIMIGMAGGLLLGICLGDKVKDIKLIGDIFLRLIQMSVVVMIMGAVIESVANLDPKELGRFGVKMLFWFLLSTVLAAAAGVALGQFFLPGKGLSLPAAGQIVQTTDKGLYNIILDFLPTNIVQSMADSNMIQVIIFSVLFGASLGACRIKKERVQLMGVIREFNEVILGIVHKVMKLAPFGIGALLAYTAGTTGIKVIMPLIKFLLLFGCGSLLYLCLMIAFVSFYCKANPFHVGRKLGNMTIVAFTTTSSAVTLPTKMEDSEKKLGVSKKVSGIVNPLGMTLNSNGLSMFLALACVTVSQIYGIPLPMPQLVRVIVLSTLSCLGTVAVPGGGLVALAIVVPALGLPLESIAFLSSIDWFSGMFRTILNVDIDALVAMMIAKDEKELDYEILNGSQ